The following nucleotide sequence is from Citrus sinensis cultivar Valencia sweet orange chromosome 6, DVS_A1.0, whole genome shotgun sequence.
GATTTCAAGTTTTTGTGCTCTTCAACCATTACCTTCACTACAAACAGAGCCCCCTCCAAGCCAAACACTTCTCTCCCATTTAGAATTTCCAACCGATTTACCACCCCAATTCCGTGACCTTCTCCAACAACATCATCATCTATTTTTATCACCTACAACACTTCCACCACACAGGATTATAGACCACAAAATACACCTCCTCCCTAACACTTCCCCTGTCAATGTGCGACCCTACCGATACCCACACTTCCAGAAGAATGAAATGGAGAAACTAATTAAAGAGATGTCTGACCAGGGAATCATCAGACCTAGCCAAAGCCCTTTCTCTTCCCCAGTGCTTttagtaaaaaagaaagatggcACGTATCGTTTTTGTGTGGATTATCGTGCTCTAAACGCGGTTACAATTCCGGACAAATTTCCAATTCCTACTGTCGACGAACTCTTTGATGAACTTGGCAAGGCTACGGTCTTCAGTAAATTGGATTTGAGGGCTGGTTACCATCAGATTCGGGTCCACTCTCGAGACATTTACAAAACCGCATTTCGGACACATGAAGGCCATTATGAATTTCTGGTTATGCCGTTCGGTTTGACGAATGCACCCTCCACGTTCCAAGCCGCGATGAATCAGATCTTTGCTGCCTATCTTCGGAAATTTGTGATCGTCTTCTTCGACGACATCTTGGTTTATAGCGCTACCATGGCTGACCATTTAGTTCACCTTGAACAGGTATTGTTATGTTTGCAAATGCATAAATTCTTTGTTAAATTGAGCAAATGCCTCTTTTGTAAGTCAAGTATTGAATATCTTGGCCATATTATTTCTGCTATGGGAGTACAAGCGGATCCCCAAAAGGTGACTGCCATGCTCGAGTGGCCACTACCGCACAGTACCAAGCAGTTGAGAGGTTTCTTAGGCCTTACGGGATACTACCGACGGTTCATTCGTGGATACGCTTCATTGGCTGCCCCTTTAACTGACTTGCTATGTAAAGATGCGTTTCACTGGAATTCTGAAGCCACAACAGCATTTGCATCTCTGAAGCAAGCAATGGTTCAAGCTCCGGTGCTCAAACTACCAGATTTTGATTCCGAATTTGTGATTGAAACAGATGCCAGTAACGTGGGGATTGGAGCAGTACTTATGCAACAAGGCCATCCCGTGGCTTATTTCAGCAAAAAAATTGGGCCCAAACTGAAAGCTTCATCcacatatttaaaagaattgcACGCTATCGTAGAAGCAGTCTCTAAATGGCGGCAATATCTCTTGGGCAGGTTCTTTGTAATACGCACAGACCATCGAAGCATCAAGGAACTACTACAGCAAGTGATTCAGACTCCTGATCAGCAGGTTTATTTACGGAAGTTACTTGGTTTTCAATTTCGGATTGAGTATAAACCGGGGCATGCAAACCGAGCAGCTGATGCTTTATCCCGAGTCCATGCAGCTTCTGACGAAATAGAGCCAATTGACAGCACGTATACAAGCTCTTTTTGTTTATCTCTTCACAGTAGCCCTTCCTTCAATCTCCTTACGGAACTATTACGGGAAAATTCAACTTGTCATGATATTCTCAAGCTTCATCACCAAGTTTCTTCCGGGCATGTCATGGCTGACTATTCTATTCATAATGGAATACTTCTCTacaaaggaaaatattttataagtgCTGAATCTTCATTGAAGACAATCTTATTAAAGGAATTTCATTCAACTCCACTAGCTGGGCACGTTGGCATCCATAGGACTTACATTCGCTTGtcagcaaattttttttgggttcacATGCGACGGGATGTTGAGAAATTTGTCACCGAGTGCTTAATATGtcaacaaacaaaatattcaACTAAAGCCCCTGCTGGTCTCCTTCAACCGTTACATATCCCAAGTTTGGTTTGGGACGAAATCACTATGGATTTCATAACCGGCTTGCCCTTGTCTCGCGGTTATTCGGCTATATTGGTTGTGGTCGATAGGCTAACAAAATCAGCCCATTTCGGACCATTACCAGGTAACTTCACAGCTCATAAAACTGCAGAGTTATTTGTCGAAATTGTGGTTAAAATTCATGGCTTCCCCAGCTCTGTTATTTCGGATCGCGATCCTGTGTTCTTGAGTCAGTTTTGGAATCGGCTGTTGACCCTTAGTGGCACATCGTTACACCACAGTACGGCCTATCATCCGCAAACGGACGGCCAAACGGAGGTTGTCAATCGTAGTCTTGAGCAATATCTTCGTGCATTCACACAAGACAAACCGAAAACTTGGGTTTCACTTCTCAGTTGGGCAGAATTCTGTTACAATTCCAGCTACCATAGTGGCTTGAAAATGACCCCATATCAGGCTTTGTTTGGTCGACTCCCGCCCACAATTCCTCCATATGTGAAGAGCTCTACTTCAATCCAAGCTTTGGATGAAATCCTGCTCGAGCGTGATAAGCTGCTGAAATCCTTGAAAGATAACTTGCGTCAAGCTCAGCATCGGATGGCCCAAAAAGCTAATACTCATCGCCGGGAAGTTCAATTTTCTGTCGGAGATAAGGTGCTGGTCAAGCTCCAACCGTACCGCCAGTATACAGTAGCTTCACGTTCCTGTCATAAATTGGCCAAGCGCTATTATGGGCCTTTTGTAGTCATCGCTCGCATCGGTCCTGTTGCTTATAAGCTTGAGTTACCCCCGGCATCAAAAATTCATCCTGTTTTTCATGTTTCCTTACTTAAGCCATTTCATGGCTCCACTCCTCAAGAAATCTCTCCACTCCCAGAATATAGCATTGACAATCACCCTTTGACTTTACCAGCAGCAATTTGTGCTACTCGCATAGTGTTCCAGCAAGGAAAATTGGTTCCACAAGTCTTGGTGCAGTGGACAGATGGTGCTCCTGAAAACGCCACTTGGGAAAATTTTGGAGCTTTTTGTCAACAATATCCTGCTTTCAACCTTGAGGACAAGGTTAGTTTCCAAGAAGGGGAAAATGATACGGGCTTGCCAATTGAATTGGATGCGAAGGACAATTTGCCAAGAGAGGATGAAAGAGCCAAAACTGTGACTAAGGAACCGAATGATGAATTCACAGAAGCAAAACAGCAGCTCCACTTTAGACCCGAGAGAGCCAAGAAACAGCCAAGCTGGATGAGGGACTATGCCACGTGAACCAGGACAGCAAAGGGTGGATGGATAATTTCTCTTAACAATTATCTGAATTctgttattataatttagcCACTTTACAATTGCCAGCTCATATTTGTCTTTTAGCCTTAGAATACTCTAGAGGAGTCACGAGATATATATGTAAAAGGGAATATTGTGTAAGGAGGTTTTTTTGGATGAATGAAAagttcttctcttctttttcatctCTGTCttattctctttctctcaTTTTGGAGCTGACACTCGCTCGAAGAGTGCTCGATCAGTGGTACAATTTCTGAATTCTAGCTGTAAAGTGTATCACATCCTCACTTCTCAGCACAGAGGGCTTCGATGTTGATGTGTTTTTGCATTTTGCTGTGGTAAAGGGCTTTGTTCTGTTGAAAGATGCCTGGGCAATGGGGCTAGTTGATATTCCCAGTACTTAAACAGAACTTTATTGCTTAGTTCCCTTCTTTTTGCCGAAAGAAGCACGATAAAGTGACGCCTAGTACAAGAAATTATCGTCCCTAGTTGAGAGCTTTACGTGAAAATGAACTAATAACATTTTTGAACCCCTGACAAAAAGGCTACATTTACACAATAAAATGTGAAACCTCATTCCACTGTTAGAACTGTCCCTATGACGGATGTTCAAGTGTTAATCGAAGGACATAAAGACGCCAAAGCCACGTCACGTCAAGGGAAGAAATGGGGGAGTGGTGACGAATTAATTTGGCATTCTGCAGCTTCAACCATTCCACTGTTCCTTGCCTTCATATATTTCATTATCCACAAAAACAAACGAGTAGTACTCACAAACTAAGACTTGAAAAGATCTCACTCAATTGGCCGcaatgataaatttaattgaaaatgcaGACTAAATTGTCCTTATGTAGCTTCAGCTACTCCACAAGTTTAACCTATTACATAAAAGTATCTCAAATATATATCAGCAAAACcttcaaaacaattaaaaccTGTAAGGGTTAATACTAGAAGAGAAAATGCAGCATGTAACGCAGTAGAGTTGTATCATGTACAGCCATAAACTATGAACAAAGATTACGATCTAAACTCCACATGCATGTttaatttgaagatttcattttttcagaATATGTTTCCCACCATGGGAATAACCAGGGTTATTCAGGCAAAACACTGCAGTAATTCATTATCATAGACAGGAAGAAGACAACGGCAAAGATCAATGATTTAACACACAAGAATGAGTGAATGACAACAGCAAGTGAGAAACCACGCACAATCCTTTTTATTAGAGATCCTTTCTTAAATGCGAACATTAAATAAGCTTGAAAAATATTGGTAATTGACCCAATACACGTCCATCTAACGGAAAACAGCGGTCAGTTTGATGCATGTGTGGAGCACTTGAGGAAACAGAGCATCCACAGAATGcctaaatttggaaaaaaatatttgcattTGACGAAGAGGACTTTGAGCGTTCAGATACAAAGCATCAATTAACCTTACAAGATACATCAACCATCACATATGCTCAACTTGCAATACCAAATTAAATTACCCATCTCCAGGGTTGGATTTGTCTTCAATCAGATGAATGCTGGAGAGaatataattgaaagaatGGCATCATCTACTATGCGAGTTAAGGCTCCTTACAGGTGCTCAACATGACaccacaaaagaaaatacaatatCAAAGACACATCACCAACATATATGCAAACAACCAATTCTCACAGCATGCAGTGCAACAActcacaaaatatgaaatctaACATCATCTGCGTATTTTCTCAAGCTTATTCCTCATTTAAGAACTTAACTGAAAGTAGTAAACATAGAGACATATAACAGCTTTATAAGTACAGACCACAAAGCAGAACTTTGTTCGAATGATAATGATCATAATCCACATTATAAACGCAGTGAAAtcatcaaatgaaaataagaacaCAGTACACAATTACACAAATATTaggcttaattaattatttagaataaaaCACCACCTCACGCAGCTTCCTTAGATGGAATCTTCTCATATGCCATCTTCTCATATCCCATCTTCTTAGGGCTCAGATCATCATCATGATCATCAACATCACTGAATTCCTCATACGAATTGCGAGAATCGTGACGATTAGCAAAGAGGCTCCACACCAAATACATGGTAACGGCAGTAAGCGAACCACACCCAACGCCGAAAAGCAAAGCAACGACGACGCTAAGAATGTCCTTGGTCCGGTCCCGTAGAGAGGAGAAGTCGTACTCGAAGGGCAAAACGCGGCGTTTTGGCTCGTGGATGAGGTGCTGCTCCCGATCGTCCATTGAAGGGAGAATCGGACGGTCGAGGAAGATTAAGGGACGGTGGGGGCTGAACTGGCGAATTTCGGTGAAGATTGTGACGAATCCAGCGGGGTTCTCGGAGTTAGGGTTAGTGTTACGGGGATTGAAATGGATCGAGTACGAGGAAATGAAGAGGGTTTTGCATGGCCTTCCGGAGGCTGAAATTGAGAGGACGCCGATGAATATTGTGAGAGCTAAGAGGAGACGCTGAGTCGATGACGCCATTGATTCGTACCACACAGCTTCGATTGGAAATGGAGCCTCAGCCTCTGATTGATTCTAATTCAACTCTCGAATTTTTTGACTTCTCTTGGGGGTATTGATGGTAAATACGGAAAAGTCTTCTGGTCATATTGGAATATTACTTATATATCCACCATTTTGCGTTGCGTACAAATACTCACAACttgatcaatattttttaaagtaaaattttacaaagcGCTCCTTAAATTGTACTTAAAAATCAAGTAAATCACTTGTTTGCGTAATTAGTCAGAAAAATCCTTCTCGAGTTCGATagggactttttttttttaattttaataaatactgATTTAAATGAagtagaaatatatatattaatgtaaatagaagaaaccctaatttaattttaaaaaatgtagcCATTTTAGTCTTAGCCATCATGTAACGCCTTTGACtatttaaatgatattatttttgtggaGTTTAAAGAATGTAATTTACTTAATAGTGGTTGTTCTATTCTATATGTTCAATTGCTATTTTTTTAGAGACCACATACACTCCACTGGATTTCTGGCTTCTTAGCTATATCTTGTTGAGTAGGCTGAATCCCTTGTTTCTAATCCTTCTCATAAGCTATGCTTGAAGAATAGTTAtcctttttatgtaaaaaatcaaaattttaatactcgTAGTTTGAGggaaaattgaagaagaaaatagaagaaaagtCAACAATATTAAGTGAAGGAAgtatctcaagtcaaacataAATACTTTTTGAGAAAAAGAGCAGTTTTAATAGATTTGTCTAATTCAAAGAACAAAAGcagaattcaaaaatattaagttaaatttatCACTCTTCAATTGTCCTCTAAAATGTAGTAGGACACTCAACTAGTAATTagttagaaaatttattttcgaatttgatattttttaatttaaaattaataattcaaatgaactaaaaatatattaacataaaCAATGAAAtgctaataaaaaaaaatccataagTCTTTCACTCTTTGCCATCAGAAAACGCCCTTAGCCCTTACTTAAATGGTATGTTTTTTTTGTGGAGTTTAAGGAATGCATTTTACTTGATGAAACTGCCCCTAAGTTTCTAAACTTGTGGGACTACGTCTTGTAGGCAGGTTGAGTCCCTTGTTTTCTGATCCTTCTCAGAAGATAGAAGCTAGCTACACTTGAAGGATATAGCAttcatgaattattaatttattagtgtcaaaatttgagcttatcagaaaaattgtactttttattaaaaaaaatcaaaattttaatacttgtaattaataaagaaacaCCGTCCTTACTTGTAAAACTATGTTAAACCCTTGCTAGTTACTCTCGCGCCAAAAACGTCAATcttaaataaactataattaaattaaattaaattgtttaactTTCAGAGATTAAGGTAAGAACTTATTGGGgggcaaaaagaaattaaggtAACAACACGGGGGATATTGAAATTCGGCCGTTCCATTCAACAACAGCTTCTCAAAGAAGTTTCTGTTTTCTGTCTGTGGGTCCATTTCGAAAGCATCAATTCGTGCTTTTTTCCACTGCGGGACCCATGTTAAAACGAAATGAAACAgtatattattctaatttctcACGGTCTCAGCACTTGagtcaaaaaaaattatttatttaattgatcaattttaatGAGAAAACGCAAATTCGGAGAgcatttatttagattttccAATGCTAGTacacccttttttttttttttttttttaaaaaaagtttattaaaaaaaggaaatggaaaACTCAGCCCGACGaagcaaaagaaagaagagaataAAGTGGCTGACTAGTACTATAAACGATCGGCTTCTcggtctctctctctctctctctctcgcttCTTTATTTACCTGTTAGTGTAAGTAATCATAGGAAGTgtgagggagagagagaagcaAATTGAGGAAAATGGGTTTGCTGTCACAGAAGATCAAAAGAGAGGAGCTCAAAGTAGGAGATCACATCTATTCTTGGAGATACGCCTACGTTTATGCCCACCACGGTTGTTTTCTTTCCcttgttttctttaatatttattttatttgtgccgcatttgctttatttgtttatattttgatcAGAACTTAATCTTAACGTTTAATACTTTCTCTAGATGAATGATGACAGACggattttcattaatttggattttaattcttaatttatcaGTGTTGCATTCATATTTCCTACACGTTAATTTTAGATTGCTTtagattgtcaaataagtgATTATACGATAATTTAACACTCAGAAAAAGtgttttgtaaatattttcaaaaatggattatgtaaaaatttgatcatctaataatctaattttttaacaaacttTTAAAAGCATACGAAAGTAGCTTCTGAAAAtctaattttctattaatCTGATTTTGTGATATTTCATACGTAAATTGTCCTtactttaattatatattttcaaaattatcctgaaacaaaaataatacatataactaattattattattacttataattttcaaatttaacaaaacaaaattaaaaaaaaaaaaaaaagaactgcCAGTGAGGTTTCCTGCGTCGTTGCCGGCGCTCGTCAAACAGACTTCATAGGCAACACCAATAATACTATTAGATTGAAAATCGTTTGAACAACGAAAATATTGCGTCTTCGTCGGAGAAGGAGATATTATGGCTGCACACGCGGTTAACAAATTATTCTGGCCACCACCAAGCGGTGACGTATTGAGGTGCACCACCACTCTCACTGAACAGTTTGGCAACATATGACTATGATTATGGTGGTTTTGAAGCCAAGTTCAATGCTGTTTAAGCAACGGTTAATGGTGGCCGTAAACTTAGAGTGCTGCGTTCTCCACCGCCGCGCTTCCGATACTGGATAAATTTCTACCATTTAATAGAGTATCATATTCGCGATCGGTGGTGCCTATTTAATCAGTTTCCGGCATATATTTTCGAATGCCGGCGACGG
It contains:
- the LOC127898571 gene encoding uncharacterized protein LOC127898571; translation: MASSTQRLLLALTIFIGVLSISASGRPCKTLFISSYSIHFNPRNTNPNSENPAGFVTIFTEIRQFSPHRPLIFLDRPILPSMDDREQHLIHEPKRRVLPFEYDFSSLRDRTKDILSVVVALLFGVGCGSLTAVTMYLVWSLFANRHDSRNSYEEFSDVDDHDDDLSPKKMGYEKMAYEKIPSKEAA